The Vicinamibacterales bacterium genomic interval GGTGCCCCGGCTGGAACACGTGGTTGGCCGTCGGCAGGACGAACCGGTACGGCAGCGGGGCGTTCGCGGCGATGGGCGTCGCCTCCGAGAAGCTCTCGCGGTAGCGGCCGCGGAAGATGTCCATGGCGATCGCCAGCTCGTAGCCGCCCATCTCGGGCCGGCTCGCCACCTCGTCCGGATACACGTCGATCAGCTTCACGACCCAGTCGGCGTCGGTCCCGCTCGTAGAGGCGACCAGGTTCACCATCGGCGCGCCGCTGATCCTCACGGGCTCGGTCAGCACCGGCGTCGTGTAGGTGAGGACGTCGGGCCGGCCGTCCACGATGCGCTGATCCCACAGCAGCCACTGGCGCCAGGCGGCGCCGTCGGCGAACCGGACCGGCCTGGGCAGGTAGGGCACGGGCTTGGCGGGATCGGACACGTACTCGTCGAAGCCGCTCGCGGCGGTGGCGCTGCCGGAGGCCGGCGCCGTGAACGACAGGCCGAACCCGGACGTGAGATACAGGGGCGTCGAGGTCGCCGGGCAGCCCGTGGCGCACGACAGGGGCCACCGCGGCAGGCGGTCCCAGTGGTTCTCGCCCGTGTTGTAGATGAACACGGGCGGGGTGTCGGCCCTGGGCGCGCCCGGCTTCAGGTACTGGTCGAAGAAGGGCTTGAGCACGTCGCGTCGGAACTGCAGGGCGGTGTCGCCATCGAACCGCAGCGGCCCCAGGGTGAAGCCGTCGTAGTTCACGCCGCTGTGACGCCACGGCCCCATCACCAGGTAGTTCATCGTGTTGGCGGCGTCCTTCGGCTCCACGGCCAGGTAGCTGTGGATGGCGCCCCACATGTCTTCCTGATCCCACAGGCCCTGGATCCACATCGTGGGCACGGTGAGCGGCTGTTTCGCCATGACGTGGTCGAGCGCCTGCTCCTGCCAGAACTGGTCGTAGGCCGGATGCTCGGCCACCTTGCGCCACCACGGGAGCTGATCGAGCCCGGCCGCGCGTGCGAAGTCGCCCGCCGATCCGGCCCGCAGGAAGTTGTCGTAGTCGTCGTAGCCCTGGCGCACGATCGAGCCGCCGTTGCCGCGGGCTTCCGTCTGGCCGGCGAAGTAGTCGAAGTTCGTCTGCCGGTACGCGCCGTGATGGAACCAGTCGTCGCCCATCCAGCCGTCCACCATCGGGCTCATCGGCGCGGCCACCTTCAGCGCCGGGTGCGGGTTCACCAGGGCCATCACGACCGTGAAGCCCTCGTACGAGCTGCCGAGCATGCCCACGCGGCCGTTGCTCTCGGGCACGTGCTTCACGAGCCAATCGATGGTGTCGTAGGCGTCGGTGGAGTGGTCGGTGTCCGTCGGGTTCAGCGGCCCGCGGAGCGGGCGCGTCATCAGATAGTCGCCCTCGGACCCGTATTTCCCGCGGACGTCCTGGAACACCCGGATGTAGCCGTCGGCCACGAACACCTCGTCGCCCTGTGGCAGCAGGGAGAGCATGGAGGCCGACTCGGCGCGGGTGGCCCGGCCGGCCGCGTTGTACGGCGTGCGGGTGAGGATCATCGGGGCGTTCTTCGCGGCCTTGGGCACGACGATCACGGTGTAGAGGCGGACGCCGTCGCGCATCGGGATCATCTCGACGCGCTTCTCGTAGTCGAAGCCGGTCGTGGGGCTCGTGAACGTCTTCGGGATGTCGGGCTGCTGCACGGGGGTCTGCTGGGCCCGGAGGAGCCCCCCGGCAAGCAGCACGACGGCAAGCGCGAGCATGCGGCGGACGACGAACATGGAGGCCATACAGGCAGTGTATGCCTCGGGGCCGGCGGCGGACGGCCGACGTGCCCGCGCCGACGGATCACGGCTGGGCGCGGGTGTCAGGCCGGGCCGGACTGCAGGCGGTCGAACAGCCAGGCGCGGGCGAACGTCCAGTCGCGCTTCA includes:
- a CDS encoding CocE/NonD family hydrolase, with the protein product MASMFVVRRMLALAVVLLAGGLLRAQQTPVQQPDIPKTFTSPTTGFDYEKRVEMIPMRDGVRLYTVIVVPKAAKNAPMILTRTPYNAAGRATRAESASMLSLLPQGDEVFVADGYIRVFQDVRGKYGSEGDYLMTRPLRGPLNPTDTDHSTDAYDTIDWLVKHVPESNGRVGMLGSSYEGFTVVMALVNPHPALKVAAPMSPMVDGWMGDDWFHHGAYRQTNFDYFAGQTEARGNGGSIVRQGYDDYDNFLRAGSAGDFARAAGLDQLPWWRKVAEHPAYDQFWQEQALDHVMAKQPLTVPTMWIQGLWDQEDMWGAIHSYLAVEPKDAANTMNYLVMGPWRHSGVNYDGFTLGPLRFDGDTALQFRRDVLKPFFDQYLKPGAPRADTPPVFIYNTGENHWDRLPRWPLSCATGCPATSTPLYLTSGFGLSFTAPASGSATAASGFDEYVSDPAKPVPYLPRPVRFADGAAWRQWLLWDQRIVDGRPDVLTYTTPVLTEPVRISGAPMVNLVASTSGTDADWVVKLIDVYPDEVASRPEMGGYELAIAMDIFRGRYRESFSEATPIAANAPLPYRFVLPTANHVFQPGHRIMVQVQSTWFPLYDRNPQTFVPNIFFAKAGDYRNATQRVYHAPDAASFIDLPVVPAGR